From the genome of Pelosinus fermentans DSM 17108:
CCAATATTTTCTTGGGTACAGCTAACTTTCCTAAATCATGAAGTAAACCTGCAATTTGCATGGCCTTGCATTCATCTTTGCTATAGCCTTCCAGGGCTGCTAAATAAGACGAAACCATCGCTACATTTCGTGAATGGGCACCTGTAAAGGAACTCGTCTGATCAATGATCTTAGCAAAAATTTCTGCAATATCAAGTATATCATCCACATTAAAACGTATCTGACCATATTGATTCATATGATCAAAAAAGCGCTGAGCATAGGCTGCATCTGCCAGATCCAGCCAAAAACTTTCTTGCTGCGAGCAAGTCTGAAGAGCCGCTATTACCTCAGGATCAAAATAAATCCCGGTTAAACTTTCCAGTCTGGATAAAACACTATCTTTTTGGCCCAAAATATATTTATCATCATCAATCAATACATCCAAACGATCCGCTACGTTTATAATCCGGCTGATCAAAGGTATCTGGCTCCCTGATAATCCCGAGGGACTGGAGCCATCATAAAAATCATGATGATGGCGAATGGGTACCGCTAACATACCTAAGATTGGTGAATCTTTTAATAAACGATATCCAATTTCAGCATGATCATAAATGGTGTCCTCTACTTCAAAAGTACGCAGCTTCACTCGTTCATCCCAATTTGCTGCTGCCCCTAAATCATGAAGCAAGGCTGTATATACTAAAATCTGATGCTGCCAGTCCTTCATATTCATAGCCCTGCCAATCCGGCTGCTGATCATCGCCGTGCGCCAGTGATGATGGGATAATCCTCCGTTGGACAATTCTAAGGCTAAGGATAGGGCACGAAATAAATTAATGGGATGGATATTATATACCATCTCCATCCCTCCCTTTCTATGATGTTTTATCCTGGTGATCTATAATGAATGTAAAAACCATGTCACAGCCAATAAATCTGCAACACCACCAGGACTGACATTTTCTTGAATAAATTTTTGATCTAAAGCCTCACACCTATGCCGTCCATCACCAGCTTCCATACCGCCTGCCTCAATTATCATTTGCGCCTGTTCCCGAACCCATACTCTCATCTTATCAGGATGATGGCGGTGCATGACGGTCGTATCATCTACGCAAGTCATAAGCACCAACAACGTATGTACTAAAGCGTCATTGATTGACAGCCCTTTATCCAAGGCTTCCCGCAAAGCCGGCAAAGCCTTATATCGTACCGATGGCAAACCTTCTGCTAATTCTCCGCGAATACCAGTAATGCCATAGGTAACATATAAACGTTCTCCAGCAGTCAGCTCTTGCACACTCTTATGAATAGCCCCTGCCAATTCTTTTTCTACAATCCCCTTTACCATTTGTGAAGCATGTTCCAGTACAGTACTTTGCGTTACAGGTAATGAACGTCCATGAAGCCATCCAGCAATCCCGGTCATAATTCCGAGTAAAAATATTAATCCCTTTTGCGTGTTAACACCCCCAGTGGACGCCAGCATCGCTTGTTCCGCTTCCAAACCGATAATTCTTAGTACTGGCAGCAAAGCATCTACAGCTCCGTCATGAAGAATCCCGGCCTGAGCACAGCGATTCATATAACTGCCGAGAGAAGCTGAGCTTGCCATGAAACTGTAAAAATCCATATCCCGATGAGCACCACTATTGATTCGGTCCACCAAACCCGGCGAGGGGGTACATGTGACTTCATACAACATGGCCTCAACTGCCAATGCTCCGATTCTTTCAGCAGCGGGACTAATACACCTGGTTTCATAGGCTCTAAATTGCTGCAGCAGTTTTTCCACTACATGCAATAAATCCTGCATACTATGCCGTCCTTCTCGCCGGCACACTACAAATTCTCCGCCGCAAACAAAGCAGCTCCGCCCTTTCCCCTCATCCCGACGGGATAAGAGTATACCGGCTTGATCAAATACATCAATATCCAATAGACGCGAAAAAGCAAAGGCCTCCTCAATCTTCTCGGCTGCTTTCTTGACTAACCACCCCTCAGTGTCAATTGCAAGCAAGGCTTCCGGACCTGTTATTAGATTGATCTGTTCCTCACCTAGGATTTCAAATTGTTTTTTCACTTCCTGCGCGGCATAATCCCTGAGACGTCGTAAGACAGGAGTGTCTTTTACTGCCCCTGGCACATTTAAGGTTATACTGACGATTGTCTTCCGATACTTTTCTTTAAACACTTGCTGCCTATTATACCTAGCTTCTTTTGCTGCTAAGACATCTTCTAATGTAACGGGCTTAGTTTTCATTGTAACACTCCATTTTTTCCAGCTACTTCTTCTGCAAGGAAGAAAGGATTTCTACGACTTTATGAATTAAGGTTTTATTCAAATATTGACGATTTTTGCAGGTCAGAATATAATGACTCAATTGATTATCATGAACCAAAACGGGTACACTACTATTATGAGCCTTTACATGGACTGCTTCATTCGTGAATAGAACAATCCCCTCAACCCATACATTAATCCCTTGTTCCTTTAAAAATTTAGACAGTTTATACACTTGCCCTTTTACCTGTTTTACAGGGTTGACCATTTTCTTAGAATATTTTCCGCCGCCCCGCCCAACTTTATGCTGCGTCCATTCCGTATCTTGTGCATCTCCCACAATGTATCCGTTGTGATTTTTAACCTCTACTACATATACCCCTTTCATGCCTACTATAATCAAATCCGTTTCTTGACTATAATTCTGATACGAAATACTCACATTGGTAAAGACATGATAATCTTCAGGAAGGTGCAGTGCTTCTACTAAGCCTATCGTTTCCCCTTTTGCGCCAAAACGAAATATAACGCCGCGTCTAATATAATAACTGGATAAAACAATGGCAATGATCAGCGGTGCTAGATAATACCACTGATTTACCTGCAACTTATGCACAAAGATTAGATAAAAGGACATACACACAAGCACTAAAAGAATGATTCCTGCAAATAGACTTCGATTGGCCTTTCCGCTTAAATTATTTCTCCCCTTATGAAATTGAGCCATACCTTTTACTCCCTTATGTTCTCTAGACTTTATTTCGTGACTCAAGTCACCAGATACGTTCACCTCTGACTCTAGATGCCTTAACACTTCACCTCAAGTCAACTTTTTCTCGTCCGTACAATCTATACGTTTACTTATTCTGTTTAAACCTAAAAAAACCTCCACGTCATCGGAGGTTTTATTCTTTGGTATTCTTTTTAACAAAAACATAACGTCTATTATCTTATCATTGGATAGTATACATCACTGGAGGCTGCAACATGTATGAAGATACTGCATTAAAAACATATAAACGCAAAATTCATTGGCAAGTGCTGTTAGTATTTATCATTGTTCTCATCGTTGTCATAAATGTAGCTGGTCTATTCGCTGGTGCGGTTTTTTATAAAGAATTCTGCGTATTAAATACCCGCACCAGCTTAGAGAGATTCAATCCACTCAAATCCCGCCTGCAAAGAGGTCTTCAAACAAAGCATTGGTACTCCACCAATATTCAATCGCCTTTTGGCTACTACTTAAAAGGAACCTACTTACCTTATGCAGATCCTTCTAATAAGACGGTCATTATCGTACACGGTATTGCTTCCAACCGCTTAATGAGCTTATGGTATGTGAATATCTACCTGGATCAGGGCTACAATGTGTTAATCTATGACTCAAGAGCCCATGGCGAAAGCGGCGGAACCTCCACAACATGGGGATTCTATGAAAAATACGATCTTGAGGCATGGGTGAAATGGGTGGCCAGCGAGCATCCAAAGGGAGTCATTGGCGTACATGGAATCTCCATGGGAGCAGCGACAGCACTTATGCAAGCCGAGCTCAATGAATCCTCTAAACAAGTAGATTTTTATATTATCGACAGCGCTTATAGCAACTTAGAAGACTTGCTAACCAAACAAATTGGTGCTGCCGTAAATTCTCATAATCCCCTATGGATCAAAACCTTATTAAAATATTCCAGTGCAGTAGCCTATATCCAAAATCGTTTTTTTTATGAAGATGTATCTCCTATCCACGCGGTTGAAACCGTTACCACACCCATCTTGTATCTACATGGTGAGACAGATCCTCTTGTTCCTGTGAGTATGTCCCATCAGTTATATGCCGCTACCAAAGGTTATCGCCAAATCCATACCTTCCCTGACACAGGGCATGCCATGGCCATTTTTGACAGCAAAGCCGAATACCGGGATGTCATTACCCATTTTATTAAAACAGCGACAAAATAAGAAAGACGCTGCGCGTCCTTTAAATAAAACATAGAGAAAAAGCACGTTGAAACACGAAGACGCGAAGAGTGCGAAGAATTATGAAGTTTTTTATAACGATTCTTCTTTGTGTCCTTCGTGTCCGCGCTAGCGGTTTCGTATCTTCGCGATTACAATGTTTTATCTAAAAACTTATACTTTCTGATATAGTAAAAAAGAAGCCTCTACTAGCTGAGGCTTCTTTTTATTGTTTATCTAAGTGGTTTGCAATGCGTCTTAATGACTTTGATATATGGTATAGCAGATAGAAAAAGCCTCCCGCTGCAACAACATGGGCTATGCCAAAAGCAATGCCAATTGCAGGATTTCCATGCATCATATTTTCACCTCCAGTCTTACGATATTCTCATTATCACACAAACCTATGACAACAATATGACAATACTATCCCTTATAAGAAAATATTAACATGTTCTTATAAAATTCTTCGAAGCTTCATTATCCATTTATTAACATTTATAGAATTTAAAGTATATTGTTTGACTAACTGACAACTTAATGTTATTATAAGGTTGTTAGTATATTACATGGGGGGCGAATAAGGTGAAAATCGCATTAGTAGGATTGGGTAGAACAGGGAAAGTTGTGGCAGAATATCTTCTTTCGCAGAATGTGCTTAGCATGGTATTGTGTAGACCAAATAGTACTAATGCTAATAAGGATCTTGGGGAGATATTGGATCGTAATGATACAGGAATTATGATCGAAACCAGCGACCATTTAGAAAGAAAGCTATTTCAATATAAACCAGATATTCTTATTGATTTTTCACGCGCAAACTTTTTAACCGATAACATTCACATCTTAGAAAAATGCGGCGTAAGCGTAGTTACAGCAGTAACTGACTATGATTCTGCAGAAATAGAAAAAATAAAAAATGTAGCACAAAAAGGTAATATTGGTGTTGTCTTGGCACCGAATATTACATATGGCGTTAATGTATTAATGTTGATGACTGAAATAGCAGCGGAGTTAATGAACTCCTATGATTTTGAAATTTACGAAGAGCACCATAAGCAGAAAAAAGACAGTCCATCAGGAACTGCTAAGAAAATTGCTCTGAAAATACAAGAGGTTCTGGATCGTAATGATGAGATCCCCACTCATGCCGTTCGGGCAGGCGGTATTATTGGGAAGCATAAAGTTATCATCTGCGGAGAATATGACTCTATTGAAATCTCTCATCAATCCTACTCCAAAAAAGCCTTTGCCCAAGGCGCTTACAAAGTATCTCAATTTCTGATGGGAAAAACAGGCTTTTATGAAATGAGCGATGTTTTTGAACAAGAAAGAGAACAGAAAAGACAAATCATAGCCCTGCGCAAAATGATGGAAGATATGAATATTTTGAATTTAGCATAGAAAATCTGCTATACTATCGTAGTAGATTGATTCTATGGAGGTGATTGTATGGGAAAGGTATCCCCTAAAAGCAGCTATAAGAACATTAAAACCGCAGAGAAAAGTACAAAGTTTTTTATTGACAAACAGGCACCTAGAAAGCCAGTAAAAAAATAATACGATCACAGAACCTACCTTTAGGTCAGGTATTGCTCAAAAAACTCCTATAAAAATTCGTACACGAATTTTTATAGGAGTTTTTTGCAATCTTACCGGTATGCTAGTTCTTATCCATGATACAATTGATTACTTCTATATTATATATCGTAGAAATCTTACATATCATAAATAATGAGGATCAAACTAGTAATGACATATTCCATATCGGAAAAGAAGGGATTGACAGTAAAATACAACTATTTTATAATTCAGTTAACGAACGTTAACTTTGTGGAGTGATTGAGATGAATACACTGTTTTCCCACGACGGCAAAAAAAAAGATCTTATAAAATCAGCATTGGATTTATTTGCAGCTAAAGGATATGATGGTGTTTCCGTAAGAGATATTGCCAAAACAGCAGGAGTCTCTGAAGCTGCCTTGTATAAGCACTTTAAAGGCAAAGAAGATTTAGCTTTATATATTTTTAACGCCATTATCAAAAATTACTCTGAGCGTCTGCTTGTCTTAAAAGCTCAGCCTCTTAGTTCCATTGATAAGCTTTGTAAAATAGTGGAGTATACCTATGATCTATACGAGATGTATCCTGCTGAAATTCGTTTTGCTTTGTTATCCCAATATTATTTCTGGGATTCTTTAAGTAACGAAATTAAGCCTCATTTCATCATGAAATGTATCGTAGAAGAAGGAATCTCCGCTGGAGAGATTCACAGACAAGAAGTTTACTTGTGGATCGCAGTCTATTCAGGAGTCATGTTACAGCCCTTAGCTCAATATCCCTATTTTCATGAAAATCTGCCGGATATACAGACACTGAAAAAGAACGTCATTGAAATCGTGCGTAATTTGTTTTCAAGAGAGTAAAAAATGAGCCATGGCTATTCATAATATAAAGAATAAATGACAGGGAGCAAAAACAATGCTGAGATATTTATTGAGAATTCTACTTCGCTTACTCTTTAAAGCAAAAGTAATCGGCTTTAAGGAGATGCGCTTTGACGGTCCTACGATTGTACTACCCAATCATGTATCTTTTTTAGATGCAGTATTCTTATATGCTTATTTGCCCAGTACTATTTGCTACGTAATTAATACAGATATTGCAGAAAAGCTGCGCTTTTATCTCCAATTTATTAATCATATTAAAATTGATCCTTTAAACCCTTACTCTTTAAAGAAAATCCTGGCCGTATTAAAAGCAGGAAAGCCTTTAGTCATCTTTCCTGAAGGACGTATTACCCGTACAGGAAGTTTAATGAAGATCTATAGCGGCATCGGATTTATCGCCTTTCGGACCAATGCAGCAATTTATCCGGTGATCTTCTCAGGGTTAGAGTATTCCAAATTCTCACGAATTCAGGATAAAGTACGCTCAAAATGGTTCCCAGAAGTATTGATGTATGCTGACAAAGTCATTCATCTGGAATCCGGCGGGAGTAAAAGCATCCGACTGCAGAAACGGGAAATTGGTGACAAAATTCGTACAATTTTGGAAAATACCATGTTCAAAGCTAAAGAATATACGCAGATTGAAATCAATTTATTTAATGAATTATTGCTGGCAGGCAAGACTCACGGCATGAATAAGATGATGGCAGAGGATAGCAGCGGAAAGATTACCTATCGTAAAACGATTATCAGCAGCTATGTATTGGCAAGTGCATTTCGTACAGCTCTTGCATCAGACGAAAGAGTTGGAGTTTTATTACCCAATTCGATCGGTCATGTCGTTACACTGTTTGCCTTATGTTACGCAAATAAAACGCCTGCAATTCTAAACTTTAGCGCAGGTATACAAAACAATTTAGACTGTGGAGAAACAGCGGGAATCAAAACCATACTTACCTCTCGTACCTTTGTGGAAAAAGCTAATTTTCAATCCTATGTCAGTCAATTGGCTGCTAAATTTACTATCCTTTATCTCGAGGATTTGAAAAGTACCCTATCAGGTACTGATAAACTATCAGGCTTGTTCAGCTACTTTGTAAGAAAAAAAGCATCTCCCATTGGCAATAGAGAGATCATACTCTTTACCAGCGGCAGTGAAAGCAAGCCCAAAGGGGTTGTATTGGCCCATTCCAGTATCCGGGCTAACATTCATCAGATTTCTTGCGTAATTGATTATACCCACCGAGATAAAATGCTGAATGCGCTGCCCATGTTTCACTCTTTTGGCCTGACGGCAGGAACGCTGCTGCCCATTATGGAAGGAATGGAAGTATTCTTGTATCCCAGTCCCCTCCACTATAAAATTATTCCTGAAATTGCCTATGACCGAAATGTTACTATCTTATTAGGAACGCCGACTTTTCTGATGGGATATGGAAGATATGCTCATAACTATGACTTTTATAATGTACGATTTGTTTTGGCCGGCGGCGAAAAATTAAAAGATGATGTGCGCAATCTGTGGAATGAAAAGTTTGGCATACGTATTTTTGAAGGCTACGGAACCACAGAAATGTCCCCAGTGCTTAGTTTCAATACGCCTATGTTTAATCGCCGCGGAACTGTCGGTAAAATTCTTCCAGGCATTGAATGGCGATTGGAAGCCGTAGAAGGCATCGAAGAAGGTGGAAACCTCTTCGTAAAAGGACCGA
Proteins encoded in this window:
- a CDS encoding HD domain-containing phosphohydrolase translates to MVYNIHPINLFRALSLALELSNGGLSHHHWRTAMISSRIGRAMNMKDWQHQILVYTALLHDLGAAANWDERVKLRTFEVEDTIYDHAEIGYRLLKDSPILGMLAVPIRHHHDFYDGSSPSGLSGSQIPLISRIINVADRLDVLIDDDKYILGQKDSVLSRLESLTGIYFDPEVIAALQTCSQQESFWLDLADAAYAQRFFDHMNQYGQIRFNVDDILDIAEIFAKIIDQTSSFTGAHSRNVAMVSSYLAALEGYSKDECKAMQIAGLLHDLGKLAVPKKILEKSENLVPGEFEIIKQHAYYTYRILEQIDEFEVIAEWAAYHHETLDGVGYPFRVQEDHLKMGSRIVAVADIFSALTEERSYRSLLSSSEVKRIMYTMVKHNKIDKRIVKNLFDNLECVYNMVEIKIHA
- a CDS encoding alpha/beta hydrolase — protein: MYEDTALKTYKRKIHWQVLLVFIIVLIVVINVAGLFAGAVFYKEFCVLNTRTSLERFNPLKSRLQRGLQTKHWYSTNIQSPFGYYLKGTYLPYADPSNKTVIIVHGIASNRLMSLWYVNIYLDQGYNVLIYDSRAHGESGGTSTTWGFYEKYDLEAWVKWVASEHPKGVIGVHGISMGAATALMQAELNESSKQVDFYIIDSAYSNLEDLLTKQIGAAVNSHNPLWIKTLLKYSSAVAYIQNRFFYEDVSPIHAVETVTTPILYLHGETDPLVPVSMSHQLYAATKGYRQIHTFPDTGHAMAIFDSKAEYRDVITHFIKTATK
- the dapB gene encoding 4-hydroxy-tetrahydrodipicolinate reductase, producing MKIALVGLGRTGKVVAEYLLSQNVLSMVLCRPNSTNANKDLGEILDRNDTGIMIETSDHLERKLFQYKPDILIDFSRANFLTDNIHILEKCGVSVVTAVTDYDSAEIEKIKNVAQKGNIGVVLAPNITYGVNVLMLMTEIAAELMNSYDFEIYEEHHKQKKDSPSGTAKKIALKIQEVLDRNDEIPTHAVRAGGIIGKHKVIICGEYDSIEISHQSYSKKAFAQGAYKVSQFLMGKTGFYEMSDVFEQEREQKRQIIALRKMMEDMNILNLA
- a CDS encoding TetR/AcrR family transcriptional regulator, whose product is MNTLFSHDGKKKDLIKSALDLFAAKGYDGVSVRDIAKTAGVSEAALYKHFKGKEDLALYIFNAIIKNYSERLLVLKAQPLSSIDKLCKIVEYTYDLYEMYPAEIRFALLSQYYFWDSLSNEIKPHFIMKCIVEEGISAGEIHRQEVYLWIAVYSGVMLQPLAQYPYFHENLPDIQTLKKNVIEIVRNLFSRE
- a CDS encoding nuclease-related domain-containing protein, with the translated sequence MAQFHKGRNNLSGKANRSLFAGIILLVLVCMSFYLIFVHKLQVNQWYYLAPLIIAIVLSSYYIRRGVIFRFGAKGETIGLVEALHLPEDYHVFTNVSISYQNYSQETDLIIVGMKGVYVVEVKNHNGYIVGDAQDTEWTQHKVGRGGGKYSKKMVNPVKQVKGQVYKLSKFLKEQGINVWVEGIVLFTNEAVHVKAHNSSVPVLVHDNQLSHYILTCKNRQYLNKTLIHKVVEILSSLQKK
- the citG gene encoding triphosphoribosyl-dephospho-CoA synthase CitG, coding for MKTKPVTLEDVLAAKEARYNRQQVFKEKYRKTIVSITLNVPGAVKDTPVLRRLRDYAAQEVKKQFEILGEEQINLITGPEALLAIDTEGWLVKKAAEKIEEAFAFSRLLDIDVFDQAGILLSRRDEGKGRSCFVCGGEFVVCRREGRHSMQDLLHVVEKLLQQFRAYETRCISPAAERIGALAVEAMLYEVTCTPSPGLVDRINSGAHRDMDFYSFMASSASLGSYMNRCAQAGILHDGAVDALLPVLRIIGLEAEQAMLASTGGVNTQKGLIFLLGIMTGIAGWLHGRSLPVTQSTVLEHASQMVKGIVEKELAGAIHKSVQELTAGERLYVTYGITGIRGELAEGLPSVRYKALPALREALDKGLSINDALVHTLLVLMTCVDDTTVMHRHHPDKMRVWVREQAQMIIEAGGMEAGDGRHRCEALDQKFIQENVSPGGVADLLAVTWFLHSL
- a CDS encoding AMP-binding protein, with product MLRYLLRILLRLLFKAKVIGFKEMRFDGPTIVLPNHVSFLDAVFLYAYLPSTICYVINTDIAEKLRFYLQFINHIKIDPLNPYSLKKILAVLKAGKPLVIFPEGRITRTGSLMKIYSGIGFIAFRTNAAIYPVIFSGLEYSKFSRIQDKVRSKWFPEVLMYADKVIHLESGGSKSIRLQKREIGDKIRTILENTMFKAKEYTQIEINLFNELLLAGKTHGMNKMMAEDSSGKITYRKTIISSYVLASAFRTALASDERVGVLLPNSIGHVVTLFALCYANKTPAILNFSAGIQNNLDCGETAGIKTILTSRTFVEKANFQSYVSQLAAKFTILYLEDLKSTLSGTDKLSGLFSYFVRKKASPIGNREIILFTSGSESKPKGVVLAHSSIRANIHQISCVIDYTHRDKMLNALPMFHSFGLTAGTLLPIMEGMEVFLYPSPLHYKIIPEIAYDRNVTILLGTPTFLMGYGRYAHNYDFYNVRFVLAGGEKLKDDVRNLWNEKFGIRIFEGYGTTEMSPVLSFNTPMFNRRGTVGKILPGIEWRLEAVEGIEEGGNLFVKGPNAMKGYLLHGKGFVPSEEWYNCGDVVAIDKEGFITIKSRLKRFAKISGEMISLDAVEKVAESCFATDKNAAINISDTKKGEKIILYTLHKDATKQLLREYISQSGQSMLVMPTALRVVDTLPLLGSGKIDYVALKEIAAKELENGAS